From a region of the Thermus caldilimi genome:
- a CDS encoding ParA family protein produces the protein MLGSKVLRRIALVNQKGGVGKTTTAINLAAYLARMGKKVLLVDLDPQMNATSGLGLRPERGVYQVLQGEPLEALVQPVDGFYVLPSTPELVGATVELLERPLVLGEALRDEGYDITLLDVPPSLSSLTLSALAAAQGVVVPVQAEYYALEGVAGLLSTLDEVRTRLNPHLRLLGILITMYDGRTLLSQQVEAQLRAHFGEKVFWTVVPRNVRLAEAPSFGKTIAQHAPTSPGAHAYRRLAEEVIARVQEG, from the coding sequence ATGCTAGGGTCCAAGGTGTTGCGGCGGATCGCCCTGGTGAACCAGAAGGGGGGGGTGGGCAAGACCACCACCGCCATCAACCTGGCCGCCTACCTGGCCCGCATGGGAAAGAAGGTACTCTTGGTGGACCTGGACCCCCAGATGAACGCCACCAGTGGCCTCGGGCTCCGGCCCGAGCGGGGGGTGTACCAGGTGCTGCAGGGAGAGCCCCTGGAGGCCTTGGTGCAACCCGTGGACGGTTTCTATGTGTTGCCCTCCACCCCGGAGCTGGTGGGGGCCACGGTGGAGCTTCTGGAAAGACCCCTGGTCCTGGGGGAGGCCTTACGGGACGAGGGGTACGATATCACCCTCTTGGACGTGCCTCCCAGCCTCTCCTCCCTCACCCTGAGCGCCTTAGCGGCGGCGCAAGGGGTGGTGGTCCCGGTGCAGGCGGAGTACTACGCCCTGGAGGGGGTGGCGGGGTTGCTCTCCACCCTGGACGAGGTGCGCACCCGGTTGAACCCGCACCTTAGGCTTCTCGGCATCCTCATCACCATGTATGACGGCAGGACCCTGCTTTCCCAGCAGGTGGAGGCCCAGCTGAGGGCCCACTTCGGGGAGAAAGTGTTCTGGACGGTGGTGCCCCGCAACGTGCGTTTGGCGGAGGCCCCAAGCTTTGGCAAAACCATCGCCCAGCATGCCCCCACCTCGCCGGGAGCCCACGCCTACCGCCGTCTGGCCGAGGAGGTGATCGCCCGTGTCCAAGAAGGTTAG
- a CDS encoding glycerophosphodiester phosphodiesterase: MPLRLGHRGAPRLAEGEAQAYVENTLEAFRQALETGLDGFELDVHLTRDGVLVVHHDFTLGGIPISGLSSRELPAYVPTLEEVLRTFPEAWINVELKSLPPETDGREEALARLLARYPSDRIWVSSFDPLALVRLKRLGVGPLGLLYQHQEAEVLAPCLGVEWVHPEASLLSEAKVRELRGRYRVLAWTVNRRQQAQELAAWGVDALVTDFPEVLV; the protein is encoded by the coding sequence GTGCCCTTGCGCTTGGGACACCGCGGCGCCCCTCGCCTGGCGGAAGGCGAGGCCCAGGCCTATGTGGAAAATACCCTGGAGGCATTCCGCCAGGCCTTGGAGACTGGACTGGATGGATTTGAGCTGGACGTGCACCTCACGCGGGATGGGGTCTTGGTGGTGCACCATGACTTCACCCTGGGAGGCATCCCTATTAGCGGGCTTTCTTCTAGGGAACTCCCGGCTTACGTGCCCACCCTCGAGGAGGTGCTGAGGACCTTCCCCGAAGCCTGGATCAACGTGGAGCTGAAAAGCCTTCCCCCGGAAACCGACGGCCGGGAGGAGGCCTTGGCCAGACTCCTGGCCCGCTACCCCTCGGATAGGATCTGGGTGAGCTCCTTTGATCCCTTGGCCCTGGTGCGCCTTAAACGGCTTGGGGTAGGGCCCCTGGGCCTGCTTTACCAGCACCAGGAGGCGGAGGTCCTGGCCCCCTGCCTGGGGGTGGAATGGGTCCATCCCGAGGCCTCTTTGCTCAGTGAGGCCAAGGTGAGGGAGCTAAGGGGTCGCTACCGGGTACTGGCCTGGACGGTGAACCGCCGCCAGCAGGCCCAGGAACTGGCCGCCTGGGGGGTGGATGCCTTGGTCACCGATTTCCCGGAGGTCCTCGTATAA
- the mnmG gene encoding tRNA uridine-5-carboxymethylaminomethyl(34) synthesis enzyme MnmG produces MGYDVVVVGGGHAGLEAAWAASALGVRVALVTVNPERIGMMPCNPAVGGPGKSQLVAELTALGGLMGRAADQAAIHTRVLNRSKGPAVQSLRVQVDRDLYALKAQEILAERPIEVVRGEVASLWVEGERLLEVRIVDGRGIPAKAVVVAGGTFLSGVVWYGRRSRPAGRQGEPPARFLSRSLEAVGHTLRRFKTGTPPRIRADSVDFGALEVVPPEVPPGSFTGNPGPYAARLPTWQTRTTSRTHRLILENLHLSPLYAGDIVGIGPRYCPSIEDKVVRFADKESHLLFVEPDGLSTSEVYLQGFSSSLPPELQEEMVRSLPGFERAVIQRYAYAVEYDSLDPTELTRGLQSRFLPGLFAAGQVNGTSGYEEAAAQGLLAGLNAARYALGLPEVHLPRESGYIGVLVDDLVGRGTDEPYRMMTSRVELRLLCRADNADERLTPLAVEWGLRPREDLEAVREKYRRVEAELRRLEALRVEGVSGLVWLRRPENTYVALVERFPPPVPLSPEEAYQVEVRAKYAGYIERQERLREKLRDLEAFRIPEGLEFPRVPGLSREAVEKLSRVRPRTVAEAARVPGIRDSDLTALLVHLRVLSR; encoded by the coding sequence ATGGGCTACGACGTGGTGGTGGTGGGCGGTGGGCATGCGGGCTTGGAGGCGGCCTGGGCGGCTTCGGCGCTTGGGGTGCGGGTGGCCTTGGTTACCGTCAACCCCGAGCGCATTGGCATGATGCCCTGTAACCCGGCGGTGGGCGGGCCCGGCAAAAGCCAGCTGGTGGCGGAGCTCACCGCCCTAGGGGGGCTCATGGGCCGGGCGGCGGACCAGGCGGCCATCCACACCCGGGTGCTGAACCGCTCCAAGGGCCCGGCGGTGCAAAGCCTCCGGGTGCAGGTGGACCGGGACCTCTACGCCCTGAAGGCGCAGGAGATCCTGGCGGAAAGGCCCATCGAGGTGGTGCGGGGGGAGGTGGCAAGCCTCTGGGTGGAAGGGGAGAGGCTCCTTGAGGTGCGCATTGTGGACGGCCGGGGGATTCCCGCCAAGGCGGTGGTGGTGGCCGGGGGCACCTTCCTCTCGGGGGTGGTCTGGTACGGAAGGCGTTCCCGGCCTGCGGGGCGGCAGGGGGAGCCCCCGGCCCGGTTCCTTTCCCGGAGCCTCGAGGCCGTTGGCCACACCTTGCGGCGCTTCAAGACCGGCACTCCACCCCGCATCCGGGCGGACTCGGTGGACTTCGGGGCCTTGGAGGTGGTGCCCCCCGAGGTGCCCCCGGGGAGTTTCACGGGAAACCCGGGTCCCTACGCCGCCCGGCTCCCCACCTGGCAGACCCGGACCACGTCCCGCACCCACCGCCTGATTCTGGAGAACCTGCACCTGTCTCCCCTCTATGCGGGGGATATTGTGGGCATCGGTCCCCGCTACTGTCCCTCCATCGAGGACAAGGTGGTCCGCTTCGCCGACAAGGAAAGCCACCTGCTCTTCGTGGAGCCCGATGGGCTTTCCACCAGCGAGGTCTACCTGCAGGGGTTTTCCTCAAGCCTTCCCCCAGAACTCCAGGAGGAGATGGTGCGAAGCCTCCCCGGCTTTGAGCGGGCAGTGATCCAGCGCTACGCCTACGCGGTGGAGTACGACAGCCTGGACCCCACCGAGCTCACCCGGGGGCTCCAGTCCCGCTTCCTCCCTGGATTGTTCGCTGCCGGGCAGGTGAACGGCACCTCCGGGTACGAGGAAGCCGCGGCCCAGGGGCTCCTAGCGGGGCTGAACGCTGCCCGGTACGCCCTGGGCTTGCCCGAGGTGCATCTCCCCCGGGAAAGCGGCTACATCGGGGTTCTGGTGGACGACCTGGTGGGCCGGGGCACGGACGAGCCCTACCGCATGATGACCTCGAGGGTGGAGCTCCGCCTCCTCTGCCGGGCGGACAACGCCGACGAGCGCCTCACTCCCCTGGCGGTGGAGTGGGGCCTGAGGCCCAGGGAGGACCTGGAGGCGGTGAGGGAGAAGTACCGCCGAGTGGAGGCGGAACTGAGGCGCCTCGAGGCCCTGCGGGTGGAGGGGGTGAGCGGCCTGGTGTGGCTGAGGCGTCCGGAAAACACCTATGTGGCCCTGGTAGAACGCTTTCCCCCACCCGTTCCCTTGAGCCCCGAGGAGGCCTACCAGGTGGAGGTGCGGGCCAAGTACGCAGGGTACATCGAGCGGCAGGAGCGGCTGCGGGAAAAGCTGAGGGACTTGGAGGCCTTTCGCATACCCGAGGGTTTGGAGTTCCCCCGGGTCCCCGGCCTTTCCCGGGAGGCGGTGGAAAAGCTTTCCCGGGTGAGGCCCCGCACCGTGGCGGAGGCCGCCCGGGTCCCCGGGATACGGGACTCGGACCTCACGGCCCTGTTGGTGCACCTCAGGGTGCTTTCCCGGTGA
- a CDS encoding YcxB family protein, with amino-acid sequence MGKYEAAFSRLGEEALAKLEGPGGFLAVTEAHLVFVDDAGVKRLELAKIRRVGRGEGGTLLVQGEEDSLVLPLKAFPLEELKAFLEGLKPHVARARRITSAPAPKAPLTQETPPPPLPPELPKAPVWEEEPSPKRDSVELAPEPESPPPAPMPKAQGGRNPLALPLKVLSLLTLAYTVAFVALNPGVDPWVLAGVLLGGLGLALTEWSSSTSSR; translated from the coding sequence ATGGGCAAGTATGAAGCGGCGTTTTCCCGCCTGGGCGAGGAAGCCCTGGCCAAGCTGGAAGGGCCGGGTGGCTTTCTGGCCGTCACCGAGGCCCACCTGGTCTTCGTGGACGACGCCGGGGTAAAGCGCCTGGAGCTGGCCAAGATCCGTCGGGTGGGCAGGGGCGAGGGCGGCACCCTCCTGGTGCAAGGGGAGGAGGATTCCCTGGTCCTCCCCCTGAAGGCCTTCCCCCTGGAGGAGCTCAAGGCCTTTCTGGAGGGGTTGAAACCCCACGTGGCCCGGGCCCGCAGGATCACCTCGGCTCCCGCCCCCAAGGCTCCCCTGACCCAGGAAACCCCTCCCCCACCCCTTCCCCCCGAGCTCCCAAAGGCCCCGGTGTGGGAGGAGGAACCCTCTCCCAAACGGGACTCGGTGGAACTGGCCCCGGAACCCGAGTCCCCTCCTCCAGCCCCCATGCCCAAGGCCCAGGGAGGAAGAAACCCTTTGGCCCTTCCCTTAAAGGTCCTCTCCCTCCTCACCCTGGCCTACACCGTGGCCTTCGTGGCCCTGAACCCCGGGGTGGATCCTTGGGTCCTGGCCGGAGTTCTCCTAGGCGGGCTTGGTCTGGCCTTGACGGAGTGGTCCTCCTCTACCTCCTCGCGGTAG
- the dnaN gene encoding DNA polymerase III subunit beta encodes MKVKVPKTLLTEHVALLERVIPTRSSNPLFTYLGLALTPDALVLFGTNGEVDLEVRLELPTEGEGRFLVPAQPFFQLVRSLPGDQVELDFGAELSLSSGSFSTRLSLAPDEGYPELFFPSLEGPAEPYPLQTLLPVEELLKALSHVRYAASNEEYRAIFRGVQLEFSEGGLRSVASDGYRLALYRLAKPQPFAKKVVVPARSVDEMVRVLKGMGEGEVALALGPGVLGLATSGSQGPAATGKGQLRMAVRLMEGEFPDYERVIPKEFPLKAAFEVEAFREALRRVSVLSDRQNHRVDLLFEEERVLLSAEGDYGKGQEEVPVHLEGMPLAVAYNARYLLEALSPLSGLAVLLLSGPTSPSLVRPGGASPVEAAEGYQAVVVPLRV; translated from the coding sequence GTGAAGGTGAAAGTTCCAAAAACCCTGCTCACCGAACATGTGGCCTTGCTGGAACGGGTCATCCCCACGCGAAGCTCCAATCCCCTTTTCACCTACTTGGGCTTGGCCCTTACGCCAGATGCCCTGGTGCTGTTCGGAACCAACGGCGAGGTGGACCTGGAAGTGCGCCTGGAACTTCCCACGGAGGGAGAGGGGCGTTTTTTGGTTCCCGCCCAGCCTTTCTTCCAGCTGGTGCGCAGTCTTCCCGGGGATCAGGTAGAGCTGGACTTCGGTGCGGAGCTTTCCCTCTCCTCGGGTTCCTTCAGTACCCGGCTGAGCCTTGCCCCCGACGAAGGCTACCCGGAGCTTTTCTTCCCCAGCCTGGAAGGCCCCGCAGAGCCCTATCCCCTCCAGACCCTTTTGCCGGTGGAGGAGCTTCTTAAGGCGCTATCCCACGTGCGCTATGCGGCCAGCAACGAGGAGTACCGGGCGATTTTCCGGGGCGTCCAGCTGGAGTTTTCCGAAGGCGGACTTCGCTCCGTGGCCTCCGACGGGTATCGCCTGGCCCTTTACAGGCTTGCCAAGCCCCAACCCTTTGCCAAGAAGGTGGTGGTGCCTGCCCGCAGTGTGGACGAGATGGTGAGGGTTCTGAAGGGTATGGGCGAGGGGGAGGTGGCCCTGGCCCTGGGCCCGGGGGTTCTAGGCCTCGCCACCAGCGGTTCCCAAGGCCCTGCCGCCACCGGCAAGGGACAGCTGCGTATGGCTGTCCGGCTTATGGAAGGGGAGTTCCCGGACTATGAGCGGGTGATCCCCAAGGAGTTCCCCCTGAAGGCGGCCTTCGAGGTGGAGGCCTTCCGCGAGGCCCTCCGCCGGGTGAGCGTCCTCTCTGACCGGCAAAACCATCGGGTGGATCTTCTTTTTGAGGAGGAGCGGGTGTTGCTCTCCGCTGAGGGGGATTACGGCAAGGGGCAGGAGGAGGTTCCCGTGCACCTCGAGGGCATGCCCCTGGCGGTGGCCTACAACGCCCGCTATCTTTTGGAGGCCCTTTCCCCCCTTTCCGGCCTGGCGGTGTTGTTGCTTTCCGGGCCCACCAGCCCTAGCCTGGTGCGCCCAGGGGGGGCTTCCCCAGTGGAGGCGGCGGAGGGGTACCAGGCGGTGGTGGTGCCCCTCCGGGTGTAA
- a CDS encoding ComEA family DNA-binding protein — MVLLYLLAVALLGLSSLWPKLVPKPQPVRVETLAEASFEPPAPEPISLNQASLEELMSLPGVGPVLAQRIVEGRPYARVEDLLRVKGIGPATLERLRPYVRP; from the coding sequence GTGGTCCTCCTCTACCTCCTCGCGGTAGCCCTCCTGGGTCTTTCCAGCCTCTGGCCCAAGCTGGTCCCGAAACCCCAGCCGGTGCGGGTGGAAACCCTGGCGGAGGCCAGCTTTGAGCCCCCAGCCCCTGAGCCCATCAGCTTGAACCAAGCCAGCCTCGAGGAGCTCATGAGCCTCCCTGGGGTCGGCCCCGTGCTGGCCCAGAGGATCGTGGAGGGAAGACCCTACGCCCGGGTGGAGGACCTCCTGAGGGTCAAGGGCATCGGCCCCGCCACCCTGGAACGGCTCAGGCCCTATGTACGGCCCTAG
- a CDS encoding ParB/RepB/Spo0J family partition protein, protein MSKKVSGLGRGLEALLPKGGGGVVRLPLSAIRPNPHQPRRRFSQEGLEELAASIREKGLLQPLVVRPKGEGYELVAGERRLRAAEMAGLKEVPAIIRDLTDQEAMEMALVENLQREDLTPLEEARGYQALLGLGLTQEEVAKRVGKARSTVANALRLLQLPAEVLEALDEGRISAGHARALLMLEPEDRLWGLREILEKGLSVRQAEALRERLVRERERKTQEPSPLSLELSRHLGLPVRVVGGRRGKVVIHYRSLEELEALLERLGYQA, encoded by the coding sequence GTGTCCAAGAAGGTTAGCGGTTTAGGGAGGGGCCTCGAGGCCCTCCTGCCCAAGGGCGGCGGAGGGGTGGTCCGGCTTCCCCTGTCCGCCATCCGGCCCAACCCCCACCAGCCCCGCCGGAGGTTCTCCCAGGAGGGCCTGGAGGAGCTTGCCGCTTCCATCCGGGAGAAAGGCCTGCTTCAACCCCTGGTGGTGCGTCCCAAGGGGGAGGGGTACGAGCTGGTGGCCGGAGAGAGGCGCCTGAGGGCCGCGGAGATGGCAGGGTTAAAGGAGGTTCCCGCCATAATCCGCGACCTCACGGACCAGGAGGCCATGGAGATGGCCTTGGTGGAGAACCTTCAGCGGGAGGACCTCACCCCGTTGGAGGAAGCCCGGGGCTACCAGGCCCTGTTGGGTTTGGGCCTTACCCAGGAGGAGGTGGCCAAGCGAGTGGGCAAGGCCCGCTCCACCGTGGCCAACGCCCTAAGGCTCTTGCAGCTTCCCGCGGAGGTTTTGGAGGCCCTGGACGAGGGGCGCATCAGCGCCGGCCACGCCCGGGCCCTCTTGATGCTGGAGCCCGAGGACCGGCTTTGGGGCCTGAGGGAGATCCTGGAAAAAGGGCTTTCCGTGCGCCAGGCGGAGGCTTTGCGGGAGCGTTTGGTGCGGGAACGGGAGCGCAAAACCCAGGAACCTTCCCCCCTTTCCCTGGAGCTCTCCCGGCACCTGGGCCTGCCGGTGAGGGTGGTGGGGGGAAGGAGGGGGAAGGTGGTCATCCACTACCGCTCCCTGGAGGAGCTGGAGGCCCTTTTGGAGCGGCTGGGCTACCAGGCGTAG
- the dnaA gene encoding chromosomal replication initiator protein DnaA: protein MTHEAVWQHILEHIRRNITEVEFHTWFERIRPLGIQDGVLQLAVPTSFALDWIKRHYAELIQEALGLLGAQPPRFELKVVPSVAVQEDIFHTPAPSEATKPNLNPKYTFENFVVGPNNSMAHAAAVAVAESPGRAYNPLFIYGGVGLGKTHLMHAVGHSVAKRFPHLKIEYVSTETFTNELINAIREDRMTEFRERYRSVDLLLVDDIQFIAGKERTQEEFFHTFNALYEAHKQIILSSDRPPKDILTLEARLRSRFEWGLITDIQPPDLETRIAILKMNAEQRGLRISEEVLEYIARQVTSNIRELEGALMRTIAYASLNGVELTRTVAAKALSDIFASKEVEVDPHEIVRKVAEYFALRPEDLVGGGRRKEVVLPRQIAMFLVRELTRSSLPEIGQLFGGRDHTTVLYAIQKVQELSESDREVQKLLRSLKEALS from the coding sequence TTGACCCACGAGGCCGTCTGGCAACACATCCTGGAACACATCCGCCGCAACATCACCGAGGTGGAGTTCCACACCTGGTTCGAGCGCATCCGCCCCTTGGGCATCCAGGATGGGGTACTCCAGCTGGCGGTGCCCACCTCCTTCGCCCTGGACTGGATCAAACGCCACTACGCCGAGCTGATCCAGGAGGCCTTGGGCCTCCTGGGGGCCCAGCCTCCCCGGTTTGAGCTCAAGGTGGTCCCCAGCGTGGCCGTCCAGGAGGATATCTTCCACACTCCTGCCCCTTCCGAAGCCACCAAGCCCAACCTCAACCCCAAGTACACCTTTGAAAACTTCGTGGTGGGGCCCAACAACTCCATGGCCCACGCGGCGGCAGTGGCGGTGGCCGAGTCCCCTGGAAGGGCCTACAACCCCCTTTTCATCTATGGGGGCGTGGGCCTGGGTAAGACCCACCTCATGCACGCCGTGGGCCACTCCGTGGCCAAGCGTTTCCCCCACCTGAAGATCGAGTATGTGTCCACGGAAACCTTCACCAACGAGCTCATCAACGCCATCCGCGAGGACCGGATGACGGAGTTTCGGGAGCGCTACCGGTCCGTGGACCTCCTCCTGGTGGACGACATCCAGTTCATCGCCGGCAAGGAGCGCACCCAGGAGGAGTTCTTCCACACCTTCAACGCCCTCTACGAGGCCCACAAGCAGATCATCCTCTCCTCCGACCGGCCCCCCAAGGACATCCTGACCCTCGAGGCCCGCCTCCGCAGCCGCTTTGAGTGGGGCCTCATCACCGACATCCAACCTCCCGACCTGGAAACCCGCATCGCCATCCTCAAGATGAACGCCGAGCAACGGGGTCTCAGGATCAGCGAGGAGGTGCTGGAGTACATCGCCCGGCAGGTGACCTCCAACATCCGCGAGCTAGAGGGTGCCCTGATGCGCACCATCGCCTACGCTTCCTTAAACGGGGTGGAACTCACTCGCACCGTGGCCGCCAAGGCGCTTTCCGACATCTTCGCCTCCAAGGAAGTGGAGGTGGATCCCCACGAGATCGTGCGCAAGGTGGCGGAGTACTTCGCCCTGCGCCCGGAGGATCTGGTGGGGGGTGGCCGACGCAAGGAGGTGGTTTTACCCCGCCAGATCGCCATGTTCCTGGTACGGGAACTCACCCGCTCCTCCCTCCCGGAAATCGGCCAGCTCTTCGGAGGACGGGACCATACCACCGTCCTCTACGCCATCCAAAAGGTTCAGGAGCTTTCAGAAAGCGACCGTGAGGTGCAGAAGCTGCTCCGCAGCCTGAAAGAGGCCCTGTCATGA
- the rsmG gene encoding 16S rRNA (guanine(527)-N(7))-methyltransferase RsmG — MGLSPKGIQLLLEGGKALGLDLEAHLSAFSRLYDLLMEANRRTNLTALRTEEEVVVKHFLDSLTLLTLPFFQGPWRVLDLGTGAGFPGLPLKIVRPELEVTLLDATKKKVAFVAQAVEALGLKGAYPLWGRAEELAHRPEHREAYHWVVARAVAPLCVLVELGLPFLALGGHMVAQKGPRVAEEAATLPKALALLGGGSVTLHTLVLPVTQEERNLVVVAKEASTPAKYPRRPGVPEKNPLC, encoded by the coding sequence GTGGGTCTAAGCCCAAAGGGCATTCAGCTTCTTCTGGAGGGTGGAAAGGCCTTGGGGCTGGACCTCGAGGCCCACCTTTCCGCCTTTTCCCGCCTTTACGACCTCCTCATGGAGGCCAACCGGCGCACCAACCTCACGGCCTTGCGCACGGAGGAGGAGGTGGTGGTCAAGCATTTCCTGGACTCCCTCACCCTCCTCACCCTGCCCTTCTTCCAGGGGCCATGGCGGGTGCTGGACCTGGGCACGGGGGCGGGGTTTCCCGGGCTTCCCCTGAAGATCGTGCGCCCTGAGCTGGAGGTCACCCTCCTGGACGCCACCAAGAAGAAGGTGGCCTTCGTGGCTCAGGCGGTGGAAGCCCTTGGGCTGAAGGGGGCCTACCCCCTCTGGGGCCGGGCGGAGGAGCTGGCCCACCGCCCAGAACACCGGGAGGCCTACCACTGGGTGGTGGCCCGGGCGGTGGCTCCCCTTTGCGTCTTGGTGGAGCTGGGCCTGCCCTTCCTGGCCCTGGGGGGGCATATGGTGGCCCAGAAGGGTCCGAGGGTGGCGGAGGAGGCGGCCACCCTGCCCAAGGCCCTAGCCCTCCTGGGAGGCGGCTCGGTTACCCTCCACACCTTGGTTCTCCCCGTGACCCAGGAGGAACGGAACCTGGTGGTGGTGGCCAAGGAGGCCTCTACCCCGGCCAAGTATCCCCGGCGACCGGGGGTGCCCGAGAAAAATCCTTTATGCTAG
- a CDS encoding DNA internalization-related competence protein ComEC/Rec2: MYGPRTAFPKPLLSTWGPGVGLGLGGLLGAWGLFHPWALLLAPLLLPLLRLPLALGLFFVLLRGLLFPIPEPPYGTCLEGVFTIHQSTLLWQGHRLWVQHYPGLEDGRYRLRGYLAPPQGKRNPGGFDQRTWLLSRGIRGVFHVERAEPLAPLPDPRAPFRARLGQGLSPPALEVLEGLVLGDKRELEDTYAQFQRAGLAHLLALSGLHVGFLVASLVFLLTPLSRWRYLLALLALPFYLWLAGPSPSLVRASLMAGLSLLGLFLGLGAAGVLQALGLALFLQLLWWPASLLSLSLQLSYLAVLGIALLLPALPRPQGARGYLAGALLTSLAAQVPLVPLLLHRFGFLPLLSPLSNLLALPLASLLVPLGFLKLFLGGLLAPLLEPLAQALLLLAQAASHGPLLSWGEISPWGFALYYLGLFPLALALHRLLPWRKALLLASLPLLMSLLAAWPKPLDLFALDVGQGDALLARMGGAEVLVDGGRPEQGEKVVRALRALGVEALEVLVATHPDADHHGGLLKVAEQVPIGLALLSPAFPKEHPLVQALQSRKVPILFPRTGTHLRMGKGSLEVLWPPGPQADDNQSSLVLLLDFAGPKALLLGDVPREVEQRLSPPRVIVVKVSHHGSRTGTDEGLLERIWPQAALISVGRNPHGHPHPEVLELLARRGVKVFRTDQNGAVRVLFGYAW, translated from the coding sequence ATGTACGGCCCTAGGACAGCCTTCCCCAAGCCTCTCCTTTCCACCTGGGGTCCAGGGGTGGGCCTGGGTCTAGGCGGGCTCTTGGGAGCCTGGGGGCTTTTCCATCCCTGGGCCCTTCTCCTGGCGCCCCTCCTTCTCCCCCTCCTCCGGCTTCCCCTAGCCCTTGGGCTCTTTTTTGTTCTCCTCCGGGGCCTCCTCTTTCCCATACCGGAACCCCCTTACGGCACCTGCCTCGAGGGCGTCTTCACCATCCACCAAAGCACCCTCCTCTGGCAGGGGCACAGGCTTTGGGTGCAGCACTACCCGGGCCTGGAGGATGGCCGCTACCGGCTAAGGGGGTACCTGGCCCCACCCCAGGGCAAGCGCAATCCCGGGGGCTTTGACCAGCGCACCTGGCTCCTCTCCCGGGGGATAAGGGGGGTGTTTCACGTGGAACGGGCGGAACCCCTGGCCCCGCTTCCCGACCCTCGGGCTCCCTTCCGTGCCCGCCTCGGACAGGGTCTCTCGCCCCCTGCCCTCGAGGTCCTGGAGGGGCTGGTCCTGGGGGATAAAAGGGAACTGGAGGACACCTATGCCCAGTTCCAGAGGGCAGGGCTCGCCCATCTCCTGGCCCTTTCAGGCCTCCACGTGGGCTTTTTGGTGGCAAGCCTGGTTTTCCTTCTCACCCCTTTGAGCCGATGGCGCTACCTCCTGGCCCTCCTGGCCCTTCCCTTTTACCTCTGGCTGGCGGGGCCAAGCCCCTCCTTGGTGCGGGCCAGCCTCATGGCCGGGTTATCCCTCCTGGGCCTTTTTCTCGGCCTTGGAGCCGCCGGGGTGCTCCAGGCCCTGGGCCTCGCCCTCTTTCTCCAGCTCCTATGGTGGCCTGCAAGCCTCCTAAGCCTTTCCCTCCAGCTCTCCTACCTGGCGGTTTTGGGGATCGCCCTCCTCCTGCCCGCCCTTCCCCGACCCCAGGGAGCACGGGGGTACCTGGCCGGAGCCCTTCTCACCAGCCTGGCAGCCCAGGTTCCCCTGGTTCCCCTTCTCCTTCACCGCTTCGGCTTCCTGCCCCTCCTCTCCCCCCTCAGCAACCTCCTGGCCCTGCCCCTGGCCTCCCTCCTGGTACCCCTGGGATTCCTCAAGCTCTTCCTTGGGGGTCTTCTGGCACCCCTTCTGGAGCCCTTGGCCCAAGCCCTCCTTCTCCTGGCCCAGGCCGCCAGCCACGGCCCCCTCCTAAGCTGGGGGGAAATCTCCCCTTGGGGTTTCGCCCTTTACTACCTTGGGCTTTTCCCCTTGGCCCTGGCCCTGCACCGGCTTCTTCCCTGGCGGAAAGCCCTCCTCCTTGCCAGCCTTCCCCTTCTGATGAGCCTCCTCGCCGCCTGGCCCAAGCCCCTGGACCTCTTTGCCCTGGACGTGGGCCAGGGGGACGCCCTCTTGGCCCGCATGGGCGGGGCTGAGGTGCTGGTGGACGGGGGTCGGCCCGAGCAGGGGGAAAAGGTGGTGCGGGCCCTAAGGGCCTTGGGGGTGGAGGCCCTCGAGGTTCTGGTGGCCACCCACCCCGATGCCGACCACCACGGGGGCCTCCTCAAGGTGGCCGAGCAGGTTCCCATCGGCCTCGCCCTCCTCTCTCCCGCCTTCCCAAAGGAGCACCCCCTGGTCCAGGCCCTGCAAAGCCGGAAGGTGCCCATCCTCTTCCCCAGAACCGGTACCCACCTTCGCATGGGAAAGGGGAGCCTCGAGGTCCTCTGGCCTCCTGGCCCGCAAGCAGATGACAACCAAAGCAGCCTGGTCCTCCTCCTGGACTTCGCCGGGCCCAAGGCCCTCCTTCTGGGGGACGTGCCCAGGGAGGTGGAGCAAAGGCTAAGCCCCCCACGGGTGATCGTGGTTAAGGTGAGCCACCACGGCTCCCGCACGGGCACGGACGAGGGCCTCCTGGAACGCATCTGGCCCCAAGCGGCCTTGATAAGCGTGGGAAGGAACCCCCACGGCCACCCCCACCCCGAGGTCCTGGAACTGCTGGCCCGGCGCGGGGTAAAGGTTTTCCGTACGGACCAAAACGGTGCGGTGCGGGTCCTCTTCGGCTACGCCTGGTAG